The following proteins are encoded in a genomic region of Sphingopyxis sp. YF1:
- a CDS encoding SDR family NAD(P)-dependent oxidoreductase yields the protein MSDAPNRSRSVAGRVAIVTGAASGMGRATALLLASEGAKVAVTDLDRAACEAVVAEAGPNAQAFALDVADGEAIKAVVAEIAATFGGIDILINNAGVSSFAPLDAGDEYEAIWHRAIAVMLTAHQRMVRAALPWLRQSDAPRIVNIASTEGLGATPGDTPYVAAKTGVTGLTRGLAVDLGRDGITVNCICPGPIRTGMTDKVPEEDKAIFAKRRTALRRYGEPEEVAHVTLGLVLPAASYITGAVIPVDGGLTARNA from the coding sequence TTGAGCGATGCCCCGAACCGCTCGCGCTCGGTGGCCGGCCGCGTCGCGATCGTCACCGGCGCGGCGAGCGGCATGGGCCGCGCCACCGCGCTGCTGCTCGCGAGCGAGGGCGCGAAGGTCGCGGTCACCGACCTCGATCGCGCCGCGTGCGAAGCGGTCGTCGCCGAGGCCGGGCCGAACGCGCAGGCCTTTGCGCTCGACGTCGCCGACGGCGAAGCGATCAAGGCGGTGGTCGCCGAGATCGCGGCCACCTTCGGCGGCATCGACATCCTGATCAACAACGCCGGCGTCTCCAGCTTTGCCCCGCTCGACGCGGGCGACGAATATGAGGCGATCTGGCACCGCGCGATCGCGGTGATGCTCACCGCGCACCAGCGCATGGTGCGCGCCGCGCTGCCCTGGCTGCGGCAAAGCGATGCGCCGCGCATCGTCAACATCGCCTCGACCGAGGGCCTCGGCGCGACGCCCGGCGACACGCCCTATGTCGCGGCCAAGACGGGCGTCACCGGGCTGACGCGCGGCCTCGCGGTCGATCTCGGGCGCGACGGCATCACGGTCAACTGCATCTGCCCCGGCCCGATCCGTACCGGGATGACCGACAAGGTGCCCGAAGAGGACAAGGCCATTTTTGCCAAGCGCCGCACCGCGCTCCGCCGCTACGGCGAACCCGAGGAGGTCGCGCATGTCACGCTCGGCCTCGTCCTCCCCGCCGCCAGCTATATCACCGGCGCGGTGATCCCCGTCGACGGCGGGCTGACGGCACGCAACGCATAG
- a CDS encoding AMP nucleosidase translates to MTSTSSHQTPDTAAPEVAERVDAIIAELQDRFRAAVGNLKSAIAAYVRDGTLPPADAAATGLFDYPAIRLTTSGELRAGQDGHNLSFGRFERGGEFVTTVTRPDLFADYLRDQLTLLVRHYDVTLSVTRTGQQIPFPYVLDASDGSDMGRITPLELARHFPTTELADIGDELADGLFGMDPAKPQPLALFDALRTDFSLARLRHYTGTAPEHFQRYILFTNYHRYVDEFVAWAGAQVGQGRYTALAGAAGLYVDQPGVNASALVADSAWRRHQMPAYHLIAPDGAGITLVNIGVGPANAKTICDHLAVLRPEAWLMIGHCGGLRPSQRIGDYVLAHAYLRDDHILDSVLPPEIPIPAIAEVQLALASAAEAVSGTSGADLKKRMRTGTVVTTDDRNWELRYTDSALRFSQSRAIGIDMESATIAAQGYRFRVPYGTLLCVSDKPLHGELKLPGQANRFYEEAIAAHLQIGIRACETMRDEGAKLHSRKLRAFNEPPFR, encoded by the coding sequence ATGACATCGACCTCATCGCACCAGACCCCCGACACCGCCGCCCCCGAAGTCGCCGAGCGCGTCGACGCGATCATCGCCGAGCTTCAGGACAGGTTCCGCGCCGCGGTGGGCAACCTCAAATCGGCGATCGCCGCCTATGTCCGCGACGGGACATTGCCCCCCGCCGACGCCGCCGCGACGGGGCTGTTCGACTATCCCGCGATCCGCCTCACCACCAGCGGCGAGCTGCGCGCAGGACAGGACGGGCACAACCTCTCCTTCGGCCGCTTCGAACGCGGCGGCGAGTTCGTCACCACCGTGACGCGTCCCGACCTGTTCGCCGATTACCTGCGCGACCAGCTCACCCTGCTCGTCCGCCACTATGACGTTACCCTGTCGGTGACGCGCACCGGGCAACAGATTCCCTTCCCCTACGTGCTCGACGCCAGCGACGGGTCGGACATGGGCCGCATCACCCCGCTCGAACTCGCGCGCCATTTCCCGACCACCGAACTCGCCGATATCGGCGACGAGCTCGCCGACGGGCTGTTCGGCATGGACCCGGCCAAGCCGCAGCCGCTCGCGCTGTTCGACGCGCTGCGCACCGACTTCTCCCTCGCGCGCCTCCGCCACTACACCGGCACCGCGCCCGAGCATTTCCAGCGCTACATCCTCTTCACCAACTATCATCGCTACGTCGACGAATTCGTCGCCTGGGCGGGCGCGCAGGTCGGCCAGGGCCGCTACACCGCGCTCGCGGGCGCCGCGGGGCTGTACGTCGACCAGCCCGGCGTCAACGCCAGCGCGCTCGTCGCCGACAGCGCCTGGCGCCGGCACCAGATGCCCGCCTATCACCTGATCGCCCCCGACGGCGCGGGCATCACGCTCGTCAACATCGGGGTCGGCCCCGCCAACGCCAAGACGATCTGCGACCATCTCGCGGTGCTGCGGCCCGAGGCGTGGCTGATGATCGGCCACTGCGGCGGGCTGCGGCCCAGCCAGCGCATCGGCGACTATGTGCTCGCGCACGCCTATCTGCGCGACGACCATATCCTCGACAGCGTCCTGCCTCCCGAAATTCCGATCCCCGCGATCGCCGAAGTCCAGCTCGCGCTCGCGAGCGCCGCCGAGGCGGTGTCGGGCACCAGCGGCGCCGACCTCAAGAAGCGCATGCGCACCGGCACCGTCGTCACCACCGACGACCGCAACTGGGAACTGCGCTACACCGATTCGGCGCTGCGCTTCTCGCAGTCGCGCGCGATCGGCATCGACATGGAATCGGCGACGATCGCCGCGCAGGGCTATCGCTTCCGCGTGCCCTACGGCACCCTGCTCTGCGTCAGCGACAAGCCGCTCCACGGCGAACTCAAGCTGCCCGGGCAGGCGAACCGCTTCTACGAGGAAGCGATCGCCGCGCACCTCCAGATCGGCATCCGCGCGTGCGAGACGATGCGCGACGAAGGCGCCAAGCTGCACAGCCGCAAACTCCGCGCGTTCAACGAGCCGCCGTTCCGTTGA
- a CDS encoding peroxiredoxin, with protein MTIQTGDKLPETTLVKVTESGPEQVSTADYFKGRKVALFSVPGAFTPTCSAKHLPGFVDKADELKAKGVDEIVCTAVNDAFVMGAWGKNAQAGGAVTMLADGNGDFAEAVGLTMDGKAFGMGKRGQRFSMIVNDGVVEQLNVEAPGEFKVSSADHMLEQL; from the coding sequence ATGACGATCCAGACCGGAGACAAGCTGCCCGAGACCACGCTGGTCAAGGTGACCGAAAGCGGTCCCGAACAGGTCAGCACCGCCGATTATTTCAAGGGCCGCAAGGTCGCACTCTTCTCGGTCCCCGGCGCCTTCACCCCGACCTGCTCGGCCAAGCACCTGCCGGGCTTCGTCGACAAGGCCGACGAACTCAAGGCCAAGGGCGTCGACGAGATCGTCTGCACCGCGGTCAACGACGCCTTTGTGATGGGCGCGTGGGGCAAGAATGCGCAGGCCGGCGGCGCGGTGACGATGCTCGCCGACGGTAATGGCGATTTCGCTGAAGCGGTGGGCCTGACGATGGACGGCAAGGCGTTCGGCATGGGCAAGCGCGGTCAGCGTTTCTCGATGATCGTCAACGACGGCGTCGTCGAACAGCTCAACGTCGAAGCCCCCGGCGAATTCAAGGTGTCGAGCGCCGACCATATGCTCGAACAGCTGTAA
- a CDS encoding SDR family oxidoreductase: MARKAIFITGGGSGIGRATARHFAGQGWFVGIADVNRAGIDETAALLPDGAASRHVMDVRDRDQWTAALADFAKESGGRLDVLFNNAGIGSGGQYMDMAPEEADRLIAINFGGVVNGIYCALPLLRATPGSTILNTGSASGFYGVAGLAVYSATKFAVRGLTEALEIEFSKHGIKVRSLMPGFIDTPLLDQVSADSNEPARNRLSASGFEISPVDDVARAAWGAVHGTSVHVPVGKMARRLSRIARWFPGLIARQSKKIDGLGTAGH; the protein is encoded by the coding sequence ATGGCGCGCAAGGCGATCTTCATCACCGGCGGCGGTTCGGGCATCGGCCGCGCGACCGCGCGCCACTTCGCAGGCCAGGGCTGGTTCGTCGGCATCGCCGACGTCAATCGGGCCGGGATCGACGAGACCGCGGCGCTGCTCCCCGACGGCGCCGCCTCGCGCCACGTCATGGACGTGCGCGACCGCGACCAGTGGACCGCCGCGCTCGCCGATTTCGCAAAGGAAAGCGGCGGACGGCTCGACGTGCTGTTCAACAACGCCGGCATCGGGTCGGGCGGGCAATATATGGACATGGCGCCCGAAGAAGCCGACCGGCTGATCGCGATCAATTTCGGCGGCGTCGTCAACGGCATCTATTGCGCGCTGCCGCTGCTCAGGGCGACCCCGGGATCGACGATCCTCAACACGGGGTCGGCCTCGGGCTTCTACGGCGTCGCGGGGCTTGCGGTCTATTCGGCGACCAAATTCGCGGTGCGCGGCCTGACCGAGGCGCTCGAAATCGAATTTTCCAAACATGGCATCAAGGTCCGCTCGCTGATGCCCGGTTTCATCGACACGCCGCTGCTCGACCAGGTCAGCGCCGACAGCAACGAACCCGCGCGCAACCGCCTGTCGGCCAGCGGCTTCGAAATCTCGCCGGTCGACGATGTCGCGCGCGCGGCGTGGGGCGCGGTGCACGGGACAAGCGTCCATGTCCCCGTCGGCAAGATGGCGCGCCGCCTGTCGCGCATCGCGCGCTGGTTCCCGGGGCTGATCGCGCGCCAGTCCAAAAAGATCGACGGGCTCGGCACCGCGGGGCACTGA
- a CDS encoding energy transducer TonB — translation MLLAVNGFIAMAALGMAPDGQVPPVPPPPVILRPPAPPPMAPKRVGLEAPGHPVGNPGQWVTSDDYPVLAMRERREGTTGFRLTYDASGTPTRCDVTSSSGHEDLDGRTCDLAMERARFRPGTNAAGDAVGGTYSNRVRWTMPGPFPNRFADGAISLEFILGADGEPRGCKVETFGDPGGLPFRGEDACTSVPRFEPFRNADGTAVERRVRLDMSVSVTDTGPAAPRKPSP, via the coding sequence ATGCTGCTGGCAGTGAACGGGTTCATCGCGATGGCCGCGCTGGGCATGGCGCCGGACGGACAGGTGCCCCCGGTCCCGCCGCCGCCAGTCATCCTGCGGCCCCCCGCTCCGCCGCCGATGGCGCCGAAGCGGGTCGGACTGGAGGCGCCTGGCCATCCGGTCGGCAATCCGGGGCAATGGGTGACCAGCGACGATTATCCGGTGCTGGCGATGCGCGAGCGGCGCGAAGGCACGACGGGCTTTCGCCTGACCTATGATGCGAGCGGAACGCCGACCCGCTGCGATGTGACGTCGAGCAGCGGGCACGAGGACCTCGATGGCCGGACCTGCGACCTGGCGATGGAGCGCGCGCGTTTCCGGCCCGGCACCAACGCGGCGGGCGACGCGGTCGGCGGGACCTACAGCAACCGCGTGCGCTGGACGATGCCGGGGCCCTTTCCCAATCGCTTCGCCGACGGCGCGATCAGCCTCGAATTCATACTCGGCGCCGACGGCGAGCCGCGCGGTTGCAAGGTCGAGACATTCGGCGATCCCGGCGGCCTGCCCTTTCGCGGCGAGGATGCGTGCACGAGCGTTCCGCGGTTCGAACCCTTCCGCAACGCCGACGGGACGGCGGTCGAGCGGCGCGTCCGGCTGGACATGTCGGTCAGCGTGACCGATACCGGACCGGCCGCACCGCGCAAGCCGTCCCCCTAG
- the secA gene encoding preprotein translocase subunit SecA, producing the protein MFGSIAKSLFGSSNERYVNSIRKIVEKINAFEPTLQALDDDALRAQTQLFRDRLAAGETLDQILPEAFATVREAAIRTLGMRHFDVQMIGGIVLHRGEIAEMATGEGKTLMATLPVYLNALEGKGVHVVTVNDYLARRDAEWMDQVYSFLGLTTGIIVPNLTETQRREAYNCDITYATNNELGFDYLRDNMKFDREQMVHREFNFGIVDEVDSILIDEARTPLIISGPTDDKSELYIRVNEVVLQLVDEDYEKDEKQKSISLTEDGTEHVERLLEAAGLLQGNNLYDIENTQVVHHVNQALKAIQMFRIDTDYIVKDGKVVIIDEFTGRMMDGRRWSDGLHQAVEAKEGVNIEPENQTLASITFQNYFRMYPKLSGMTGTAATEAAEFFDIYKMNCVTIPTNRPIARKDDEDEFYKNITDKFGAIAKTIREAQERGQPVLVGTVSIEKSELLSSFLEKENVAHSVLNARFHESEAHIVAQAGRAGAVTIATNMAGRGTDIKLGGNEDFRIDDELKDMPEGPERDAAVARIKAEVAAEREAVKAAGGLFVLATERHESRRIDNQLRGRSGRQGDPGLSKFYLCLDDDLLRIFGPDTLFSKMMNKNLEDGEAIGSKWLSKAIETAQKKVEARNYDIRKQVVEYDNVMNDQRKVIYEQRGEIIDSETVDEVMAAMRAETVNAIVADACPPGSYPEQWNIEQMKERVANILDLAPPIDDWMQEDAVDPEIFEERIQQAADAVVAEKSAQVDAETWRGIEKSVLLQTLDHHWKEHLSTLDALRQAIFLRAYAQKQPINEYKQEAFALFERMLSNIREDVTRTVARLDFRFQEPEPMPLPDLPDFLTTHIDPFTGDDNSADVDGGSLGVIANTLPPMQAPRPDLPQGENPYAELEISRNSPCPCGSGRKYKHCHGAL; encoded by the coding sequence ATGTTCGGCAGCATTGCCAAGAGCCTGTTCGGCTCGTCCAACGAGCGTTACGTCAACTCGATCCGCAAGATTGTTGAAAAGATCAACGCCTTCGAGCCGACGCTGCAGGCGCTCGACGACGACGCGCTGCGGGCGCAGACGCAGCTGTTCCGCGACCGGCTCGCCGCCGGCGAGACGCTCGACCAGATCCTGCCCGAAGCCTTTGCCACGGTGCGCGAGGCCGCGATCCGCACGCTCGGGATGCGCCATTTCGACGTCCAGATGATCGGCGGCATCGTGCTCCACCGCGGCGAGATCGCCGAGATGGCGACGGGCGAGGGCAAGACGCTGATGGCAACGCTCCCCGTCTATCTCAACGCGCTCGAGGGCAAGGGCGTGCACGTCGTCACGGTGAACGACTATCTCGCCCGCCGCGACGCCGAGTGGATGGACCAGGTTTACAGCTTCCTCGGCCTGACGACGGGAATCATCGTCCCCAACCTCACCGAGACGCAGCGCCGCGAGGCCTATAACTGCGACATCACCTATGCGACGAACAACGAGCTGGGTTTCGACTATCTGCGCGACAATATGAAGTTCGACCGCGAGCAGATGGTGCACCGCGAATTCAACTTCGGCATCGTCGACGAGGTCGATTCGATCCTGATCGACGAGGCGCGCACGCCGCTGATCATCTCGGGCCCGACCGACGACAAGTCCGAGCTCTATATCCGCGTCAACGAAGTGGTGCTCCAGCTCGTCGACGAGGATTATGAGAAGGACGAGAAGCAGAAGTCGATCAGCCTCACCGAGGACGGCACCGAGCATGTCGAGCGGCTGCTCGAGGCCGCGGGGCTGCTCCAGGGCAACAACCTCTACGACATCGAGAACACGCAGGTCGTCCATCACGTCAACCAGGCGCTGAAGGCGATCCAGATGTTCCGGATCGACACCGACTATATCGTCAAGGACGGCAAGGTCGTGATCATCGACGAATTCACCGGCCGCATGATGGACGGGCGCCGCTGGTCGGACGGGCTGCACCAGGCGGTCGAGGCGAAGGAAGGCGTCAACATCGAGCCCGAGAACCAGACGCTCGCCTCGATCACCTTCCAGAATTATTTCCGCATGTATCCCAAGCTTTCCGGGATGACCGGCACCGCGGCGACCGAGGCGGCCGAATTCTTCGACATCTACAAGATGAACTGCGTCACCATCCCGACCAACCGCCCGATCGCGCGCAAGGACGACGAGGACGAATTCTACAAGAATATCACCGACAAGTTCGGCGCGATCGCCAAGACGATCCGCGAGGCGCAGGAGCGCGGCCAGCCGGTGCTGGTCGGCACGGTGTCGATCGAGAAGTCCGAGCTGCTCTCCTCCTTCCTCGAAAAGGAAAATGTCGCGCACAGCGTCCTCAACGCGCGCTTCCACGAGAGCGAGGCGCATATCGTCGCGCAGGCGGGCCGCGCGGGCGCGGTGACGATCGCGACGAACATGGCGGGCCGCGGCACCGACATCAAGCTGGGCGGGAACGAGGATTTCCGCATCGACGACGAGCTGAAGGACATGCCCGAAGGCCCCGAGCGCGACGCCGCGGTCGCGCGCATCAAGGCCGAGGTCGCCGCCGAGCGCGAGGCGGTGAAGGCCGCCGGCGGGCTGTTCGTGCTCGCCACCGAGCGCCACGAAAGCCGCCGCATCGACAACCAGCTGCGCGGCCGTTCGGGGCGCCAGGGCGACCCCGGCCTCAGCAAATTCTACCTCTGCCTCGACGACGACCTGCTGCGCATCTTCGGCCCCGACACGCTCTTTTCCAAGATGATGAACAAGAATCTGGAGGATGGCGAGGCGATCGGGTCGAAGTGGCTGTCGAAGGCGATCGAGACCGCGCAGAAAAAGGTCGAGGCGCGCAACTACGACATCCGCAAGCAGGTCGTCGAATATGACAACGTCATGAACGACCAGCGCAAGGTCATCTACGAACAGCGCGGCGAGATCATCGACAGCGAGACCGTCGACGAGGTGATGGCGGCGATGCGCGCCGAGACGGTGAATGCGATCGTCGCCGACGCGTGCCCCCCGGGCAGCTATCCCGAACAGTGGAACATCGAGCAGATGAAGGAGCGCGTCGCGAACATCCTCGACCTTGCGCCGCCGATCGACGACTGGATGCAGGAGGATGCGGTCGACCCCGAAATCTTCGAGGAGCGCATCCAGCAGGCGGCCGACGCGGTCGTCGCCGAAAAGTCGGCGCAGGTCGACGCGGAGACATGGCGCGGGATCGAGAAGTCGGTGCTGCTCCAGACGCTCGACCATCACTGGAAAGAGCATCTCTCGACGCTCGACGCGCTTCGGCAGGCGATCTTCCTGCGTGCCTATGCGCAGAAACAGCCGATCAACGAATATAAGCAGGAAGCCTTTGCGCTGTTCGAACGCATGCTGTCGAACATCCGCGAGGATGTGACGCGTACTGTCGCACGGCTCGATTTCCGGTTCCAGGAACCCGAGCCGATGCCGCTGCCCGACCTGCCCGATTTCCTGACGACGCACATCGATCCCTTCACCGGCGACGACAACAGCGCCGACGTCGACGGCGGGTCGCTGGGCGTGATCGCCAACACGCTGCCGCCGATGCAGGCGCCGCGTCCCGACCTGCCGCAGGGCGAAAACCCCTATGCGGAGCTCGAGATCAGCCGCAACTCGCCGTGCCCGTGCGGATCGGGACGCAAGTACAAGCACTGCCACGGCGCGCTGTGA
- a CDS encoding LysR family transcriptional regulator: MDAGRIELRLRIRPGDAIAMGPGKADLLEAIDAHGSISAAARAIGMSYRRAWLLVEEMNACFAAPLVETRPGAGAQLGDTTRVVLAAYRKAEAAAKEAAMRELAMVGAMLKAE; this comes from the coding sequence ATGGACGCGGGGCGGATCGAGCTTCGGCTGCGCATCCGCCCCGGCGACGCCATCGCGATGGGGCCGGGCAAGGCCGACCTGCTCGAAGCGATCGACGCGCATGGATCGATCTCGGCCGCCGCGCGGGCGATCGGCATGAGTTATCGCCGCGCCTGGCTGCTGGTCGAGGAAATGAACGCCTGTTTCGCCGCGCCGCTGGTCGAGACGCGGCCGGGAGCGGGTGCGCAACTCGGCGATACGACGCGCGTGGTGCTGGCGGCCTATCGCAAGGCGGAAGCCGCGGCGAAGGAGGCGGCGATGCGCGAGCTGGCGATGGTCGGAGCGATGCTGAAGGCAGAGTGA
- a CDS encoding sulfite exporter TauE/SafE family protein: MAGLAFAFLVTALLYAAVGFGGGSTYTALLILGGIAVGLVPAISLACNVIVVSGGTIRFARSGAMPWAKALPLIAVAAPLAFLGGLTPVKQGALVMLLGGSLLASAIALLVQPQAAKPVNLPPKLLLPIAAGLGYLAGVVGIGGGIFLAPILHLVRWAEARAVAATASLFILVNSLFGLTGQLIKGQGGAMVAAVADHWPLLVAVLVGGAIGTQIAVKTGPAVLIRRLTALLVGFVAVRLLFGF; the protein is encoded by the coding sequence ATGGCGGGGCTGGCATTCGCGTTTCTGGTGACCGCATTGCTCTATGCCGCAGTGGGCTTCGGCGGCGGGTCTACCTATACCGCGCTGCTGATCCTCGGCGGGATCGCGGTCGGGCTTGTCCCGGCGATCAGCCTCGCGTGCAACGTCATCGTCGTGAGCGGCGGTACGATCCGCTTCGCGCGGTCGGGCGCGATGCCGTGGGCGAAGGCGCTGCCGCTGATCGCCGTCGCGGCGCCGCTTGCCTTCCTCGGCGGGCTGACCCCGGTGAAGCAGGGCGCGCTCGTGATGCTGCTCGGCGGTTCGCTGCTCGCCTCGGCGATCGCGCTGCTCGTCCAGCCGCAGGCGGCGAAACCCGTCAACCTGCCGCCGAAGCTGCTGCTGCCGATCGCGGCGGGGCTCGGCTATCTCGCCGGGGTCGTCGGCATCGGCGGCGGCATCTTCCTTGCCCCGATCCTCCACCTCGTCCGCTGGGCCGAGGCGCGCGCGGTCGCGGCGACCGCGAGCCTGTTCATCCTCGTCAACAGCCTGTTCGGGCTGACCGGGCAGCTGATCAAGGGGCAGGGCGGCGCGATGGTCGCGGCGGTGGCCGACCACTGGCCGCTGCTGGTCGCGGTGCTGGTCGGCGGCGCGATCGGGACCCAGATCGCGGTGAAGACCGGGCCGGCGGTGCTGATCCGGCGGCTGACCGCGCTGCTCGTCGGGTTCGTGGCGGTGCGCTTGCTGTTCGGCTTTTGA
- a CDS encoding circularly permuted type 2 ATP-grasp protein, translating into MQGQGGDIRAPYREFCEWFDAEEPARIHRKAQQAEAFFRTTGITFAVYGQDEADERLIPFDVVPRIIAASEWRRLSRGIEQRVRALNAFLHDIYHRQEILRAGRVPTELIARNEAFLPMMMGMDPPGGVYTHISGIDIVRTGANEFYVLEDNARTPSGVSYMLENRETMLQMFPELFAKVPVREVGDYPINLLRSLSACAPPACQGTPTVAVLTPGIHNSAYFEHSFLADQMGAELVEGHDLRVVGGRVAMRTTQGYRPIDVLYRRVDDDFLDPLNFRPDSVLGVPGIWDVYRAGGITIANAPGTGIADDKALYSYMPDIIEFYTGEKALLPNVPTWRCSDPEHLKEVLDRLPELVVKEVHGSGGYGMLVGPAANRKEIAAFRKKLEGNPANYIAQPTLSLSTVPIFTRHGLAPRHVDLRPFVLMSPQGITITPGGLTRVAMTKGSLVVNSSQGGGTKDTWVLED; encoded by the coding sequence ATGCAGGGCCAGGGGGGTGACATTCGGGCACCCTATCGGGAATTTTGCGAGTGGTTCGACGCGGAGGAGCCGGCGCGCATCCACCGCAAGGCTCAGCAGGCCGAAGCCTTTTTCCGCACCACCGGGATCACCTTTGCCGTCTATGGCCAGGACGAGGCCGACGAGCGGCTGATCCCCTTCGACGTCGTGCCGCGGATCATCGCGGCGAGCGAGTGGCGACGGCTGTCGCGCGGCATCGAACAGCGCGTGCGCGCGCTCAACGCCTTTCTCCACGACATCTACCACCGCCAGGAAATCCTCCGCGCCGGCCGCGTGCCCACCGAACTGATCGCGCGCAACGAGGCGTTCCTGCCGATGATGATGGGCATGGATCCGCCCGGCGGCGTCTATACGCACATCAGCGGCATCGACATCGTGCGCACCGGCGCCAATGAATTCTACGTGCTCGAGGACAATGCCCGCACCCCGTCGGGCGTGTCCTACATGCTCGAAAATCGCGAAACGATGCTCCAGATGTTCCCCGAGCTGTTCGCGAAGGTGCCGGTGCGCGAGGTCGGCGACTATCCGATCAACCTGCTGCGCTCGCTCTCGGCCTGCGCGCCGCCGGCCTGCCAGGGCACCCCGACCGTCGCGGTGCTGACCCCCGGCATCCACAACAGCGCCTATTTCGAGCACAGCTTCCTCGCCGACCAGATGGGCGCCGAACTGGTCGAGGGGCACGATCTGCGCGTCGTCGGCGGGCGCGTCGCGATGCGCACGACGCAGGGGTACCGGCCGATCGACGTTCTCTATCGCCGCGTCGACGACGATTTCCTCGATCCGCTTAATTTCCGGCCCGATTCGGTGCTCGGCGTGCCCGGCATCTGGGACGTCTATCGCGCCGGCGGCATCACCATCGCCAACGCGCCGGGCACCGGCATCGCCGACGACAAGGCGCTCTACAGCTACATGCCCGACATCATCGAATTCTATACGGGCGAAAAGGCGCTGCTCCCCAATGTGCCGACGTGGCGCTGTTCGGATCCCGAACATCTGAAGGAGGTGCTCGACCGCCTGCCCGAACTGGTGGTCAAGGAAGTGCACGGATCGGGCGGCTACGGCATGCTCGTCGGCCCCGCCGCGAACCGCAAGGAGATCGCGGCGTTCCGCAAGAAGCTGGAGGGCAATCCCGCCAACTATATCGCGCAGCCGACGCTGTCGCTGTCGACGGTGCCGATCTTCACGCGCCACGGCCTTGCGCCGCGCCACGTCGACCTGCGCCCCTTCGTCCTGATGTCGCCGCAGGGCATCACCATCACCCCCGGCGGGCTGACCCGCGTCGCGATGACCAAGGGCTCGCTGGTGGTCAATTCGAGCCAGGGCGGCGGAACCAAGGACACCTGGGTGCTGGAGGATTGA
- a CDS encoding alpha-E domain-containing protein gives MLGKTAGSLYWMARYLERSENNARLIEAGFRIALTRSNTAPAEWRSVLVTAGSDWRFRQAHDAYHSARVVDFLLRDPANPSSILSVVKQARDNARTARTYLTREVWEAVNTSWMTLSGLLKRQVREDDLPDVLSAIRQQSAQVRGAFTGTMLRNDGYNFARLGTFLERADNTARILDVKYFLLLPSVAHIGGSIDNVQWETILRSVSAHRAYRWLYGTEISALKIAEFLILYKQMPRSLAFCCDNMRENLDWLQRGYGEETAAGRMAAAICDDRLSRPIQAIFDGGLHEYITDFLRANAALAQQIERDYRFVE, from the coding sequence ATGCTAGGCAAGACCGCCGGCTCGCTTTACTGGATGGCGCGCTACCTCGAACGCAGCGAGAATAATGCGCGGCTGATCGAGGCGGGGTTCCGCATCGCGCTGACGCGTTCGAACACCGCGCCGGCCGAGTGGCGATCGGTGCTGGTGACCGCGGGATCGGACTGGCGGTTCCGGCAGGCGCACGATGCGTATCACTCGGCGCGCGTCGTCGATTTCCTGCTGCGCGATCCCGCCAATCCGTCGAGCATCCTCTCGGTCGTCAAGCAGGCGCGCGACAATGCCCGGACGGCGCGCACCTACCTCACCCGCGAGGTGTGGGAGGCGGTCAACACGAGCTGGATGACGCTGAGCGGCCTGCTCAAGCGGCAGGTGCGCGAGGACGACCTGCCCGACGTGCTGTCGGCGATCCGCCAGCAGAGCGCGCAGGTGCGCGGCGCCTTCACCGGGACGATGCTGCGCAACGACGGCTATAATTTCGCGCGGCTGGGCACCTTCCTCGAACGCGCCGACAACACCGCGCGCATCCTCGACGTCAAATATTTCCTGCTGCTGCCCTCGGTCGCGCATATCGGCGGGTCGATCGACAATGTGCAGTGGGAAACGATCCTGCGCTCGGTGTCCGCACACCGCGCCTATCGCTGGCTCTACGGGACCGAGATCAGCGCGCTCAAGATCGCCGAATTCCTGATCCTCTACAAACAGATGCCGCGCAGCCTTGCCTTTTGCTGCGACAATATGCGCGAAAATCTCGACTGGCTGCAGCGCGGTTATGGCGAGGAGACCGCGGCGGGACGGATGGCTGCCGCGATCTGCGACGACCGGCTGTCGCGCCCGATCCAGGCGATCTTCGACGGCGGGCTGCACGAATATATCACCGATTTTCTTCGCGCCAACGCCGCGCTCGCGCAGCAGATCGAGCGCGATTACCGTTTCGTGGAATAG